The following are encoded together in the Capsulimonas corticalis genome:
- the groES gene encoding co-chaperone GroES, translated as MAVNFRPLSDKVLVKPSDAETQTAGGIFIPDSAKQKPQEGEVIAVGPGRVLDDGSRSTLTVQVGDKVIYSKYGGTELKLDGAEYVILDEDQIYAVHAA; from the coding sequence ATGGCAGTCAATTTCCGACCGCTTTCCGACAAAGTGTTGGTGAAGCCCAGCGACGCTGAGACGCAGACGGCGGGGGGCATCTTTATCCCGGATTCCGCCAAGCAGAAGCCCCAGGAAGGCGAAGTCATCGCCGTCGGCCCCGGCCGCGTTCTTGATGACGGCAGCCGCTCGACCCTGACCGTTCAGGTCGGCGACAAGGTTATCTACTCCAAGTACGGCGGCACGGAGCTCAAGCTCGACGGCGCCGAGTACGTGATCTTGGACGAGGATCAGATCTACGCCGTCCACGCCGCTTAA
- the groL gene encoding chaperonin GroEL (60 kDa chaperone family; promotes refolding of misfolded polypeptides especially under stressful conditions; forms two stacked rings of heptamers to form a barrel-shaped 14mer; ends can be capped by GroES; misfolded proteins enter the barrel where they are refolded when GroES binds), with protein MAAKTLLFNEEARRALERGANAVANAVKVTLGPKGRNVVIDKKWGSPTITKDGVTVAKEIELDDPYENLGAQLVKEVASKTNDVAGDGTTTATVLAQAIVNEGLRYVAAGGNPIALRRGIELAVEKAVEELGKRKIEVTDKAGIAQVASISGNDTEIGNLIADALDKVGKDGVITVEESKGTETTLDVVEGLQFDKGYISPYFVTDPERQEASLDNPLILIFEKKISSAQDLVPLLEKVSQSRRPLLIIAEDVDGEALATLVVNKLRGILNVVAVKAPGFGDRRKAQLEDIAVLTAGRFITEDLGVKLTGVTLEDLGSAKKVTISKDETILVEGGGAADAVKGRVEQLRRQIDNTDSSYDKEKLQERLAKLSGGVAVISVGAATETELKEKKHRFEDALSATRAAVEEGIVPGGGATLVSLIPALVGIGETDDEKVGASIVRRALEEPLRQIAANAGLEGSVVVEKVKNLPQGHGLNALTEEYVDLIAAGIVDPAKVTRSALQNAASIASMILSTNSLVVEKKDKKGGSSNGGGHDDDDY; from the coding sequence ATGGCCGCAAAAACACTGCTTTTTAATGAGGAAGCCCGCCGAGCGCTGGAGCGCGGCGCGAACGCCGTCGCGAACGCCGTCAAGGTGACCCTCGGACCGAAGGGACGCAACGTCGTCATCGACAAGAAGTGGGGCAGCCCCACGATCACCAAGGACGGCGTCACTGTCGCCAAGGAGATCGAGCTTGACGATCCGTATGAGAACCTCGGCGCGCAGCTCGTGAAGGAAGTCGCCTCCAAGACCAATGACGTCGCGGGCGACGGCACCACCACCGCCACCGTTCTGGCTCAGGCCATCGTCAACGAAGGCCTGCGCTACGTCGCGGCCGGCGGCAACCCGATCGCGCTTCGCCGCGGCATCGAACTGGCGGTTGAGAAGGCGGTCGAGGAACTCGGCAAGCGCAAGATCGAAGTCACCGACAAGGCCGGCATCGCGCAGGTCGCCTCCATCTCCGGCAACGACACCGAGATCGGCAACCTGATCGCCGACGCTCTGGACAAAGTCGGCAAGGACGGCGTCATCACCGTCGAAGAGAGCAAGGGCACCGAGACCACGCTGGACGTCGTCGAAGGCCTTCAGTTCGACAAGGGTTACATCTCCCCCTACTTCGTCACCGATCCCGAGCGCCAGGAAGCGTCCCTGGACAACCCGCTGATCCTGATCTTCGAAAAGAAGATCTCCAGCGCCCAGGACCTCGTTCCGCTGCTGGAGAAGGTCTCCCAGTCCCGCCGCCCGCTGCTGATCATCGCGGAAGACGTCGATGGCGAGGCCCTGGCGACCCTGGTCGTCAACAAGCTGCGCGGCATCCTGAATGTCGTCGCGGTCAAGGCTCCCGGCTTCGGCGACCGCCGCAAGGCTCAGCTGGAGGACATCGCTGTCCTGACCGCCGGCCGCTTCATCACGGAAGACCTCGGCGTCAAGCTGACCGGCGTGACCCTGGAAGACCTGGGCTCCGCGAAGAAGGTCACGATCTCCAAGGACGAGACCATCCTGGTCGAAGGCGGCGGCGCGGCCGATGCGGTCAAGGGCCGTGTCGAGCAGCTGCGACGCCAGATCGATAACACGGACTCCTCCTACGACAAGGAAAAGCTGCAGGAACGGCTCGCGAAGCTGTCCGGCGGCGTGGCCGTCATTTCCGTCGGCGCCGCGACTGAGACTGAGCTCAAAGAGAAGAAGCATCGCTTCGAAGACGCTCTCTCCGCCACCCGCGCGGCGGTGGAAGAAGGCATCGTTCCCGGCGGCGGCGCGACCCTGGTCTCGCTGATCCCGGCTCTGGTGGGCATCGGCGAAACCGACGACGAGAAGGTCGGCGCCTCCATCGTGCGCCGCGCTCTCGAAGAGCCCCTCCGCCAGATCGCCGCAAACGCCGGCCTCGAAGGCTCCGTTGTGGTCGAGAAGGTCAAGAACCTGCCCCAGGGCCATGGCCTGAACGCCCTGACCGAGGAGTACGTCGACCTGATCGCCGCCGGCATCGTCGACCCCGCAAAGGTCACCCGCTCCGCGCTGCAAAACGCGGCCTCCATCGCGTCCATGATCCTCTCGACCAACTCGCTGGTCGTGGAGAAGAAGGACAAGAAGGGCGGCTCAAGCAACGGCGGCGGCCACGACGACGACGATTACTAG
- a CDS encoding glucose-1-phosphate thymidylyltransferase, whose amino-acid sequence MKALILSGGRGTRLRPITHTSAKQLVPVANKPILFYAIEAIKNAGITDIGIIVGDTHAEIRKACGDGAQWGVKITYIPQDAPLGLAHAVKISEEFMAGESFVMYLGDNLVKDGITTLVDEFRGQGYNAQILLAHVKNPTDFGVAELDGGRVVHLVEKPKEPKTDLALVGVYMFDASIFKAVNSIQPSARGELEITDAIQYLIDNGYKVHSHVIASWWKDTGKLEDMLEANRIVLDGLEALCEGDVDDDSSLLGKVHVAKGARIVNSVVRGPAIIGENTLVENAYIGPFTSVYYGCTIKNCEIEHSIVLERSEIVDLGTRVEDSLIGKNVKVGSTTRKPKAYRFMLGDNSEVSVIQ is encoded by the coding sequence ATGAAAGCGCTTATCCTCAGCGGAGGCCGCGGAACTCGATTGCGGCCGATTACGCACACCAGCGCCAAGCAGCTCGTGCCGGTTGCAAATAAGCCGATTCTCTTCTACGCCATCGAAGCGATCAAGAACGCGGGCATCACGGATATCGGCATTATCGTCGGCGATACGCACGCTGAGATAAGAAAAGCCTGCGGAGACGGCGCGCAGTGGGGCGTGAAAATCACGTATATTCCCCAGGACGCCCCGCTGGGCCTTGCGCACGCCGTCAAGATCTCCGAAGAGTTCATGGCCGGCGAGTCGTTCGTCATGTACCTGGGCGACAATCTTGTCAAAGACGGCATCACGACTCTGGTGGACGAGTTCCGGGGTCAGGGGTATAATGCCCAAATCTTACTGGCGCATGTCAAGAACCCGACGGACTTCGGGGTCGCCGAGCTGGATGGCGGTCGTGTCGTTCATCTGGTCGAAAAGCCGAAGGAGCCGAAGACGGACCTGGCGCTCGTGGGCGTCTATATGTTCGACGCCAGCATCTTCAAGGCGGTCAACAGTATCCAGCCGTCGGCGCGCGGCGAACTGGAGATCACCGACGCGATCCAGTATTTGATCGACAACGGTTATAAAGTCCATTCGCATGTCATCGCCTCCTGGTGGAAGGACACTGGAAAGCTGGAAGACATGCTGGAGGCTAATCGAATTGTGCTCGACGGGCTGGAAGCGCTGTGCGAAGGCGATGTCGACGACGATTCCAGTCTGCTCGGCAAAGTCCATGTGGCGAAGGGCGCCCGCATCGTCAACTCCGTCGTGCGCGGCCCGGCGATCATCGGCGAAAACACGCTGGTCGAGAACGCCTATATCGGCCCGTTCACCAGCGTCTATTATGGATGCACGATCAAGAACTGCGAAATCGAGCATTCTATCGTACTGGAAAGAAGCGAGATCGTCGATCTTGGAACGCGTGTCGAAGACAGCCTGATCGGCAAAAACGTGAAGGTCGGCAGCACCACGCGCAAGCCGAAGGCCTATCGGTTTATGCTCGGGGATAACTCCGAGGTCAGTGTTATTCAGTAA
- a CDS encoding FKBP-type peptidyl-prolyl cis-trans isomerase: MVSQTAFVRGNLTYPSRRREGSREARGWVCKGVGLPPDIKKSRTTVMSASAPAHSGRKYRSMADPITTASGLQYEDIKVGEGESPQTGQTVTVHYTGTLTDGSKFDSSRDRGTPFNFKLGVGQVIKGWDEGVATMKMGGQRILTVPGDLGYGPRGYPGVIPPNATLVFDVELISFK, encoded by the coding sequence GTGGTATCGCAGACGGCTTTCGTCAGAGGCAATCTTACTTACCCTTCCCGGCGACGGGAGGGGTCGCGCGAAGCGCGGGGGTGGGTTTGCAAGGGAGTGGGTTTGCCCCCAGACATCAAGAAAAGTCGCACCACTGTTATGTCAGCAAGCGCTCCGGCGCATTCAGGAAGGAAATATCGATCGATGGCGGATCCAATCACCACAGCCTCCGGGCTGCAATATGAAGACATTAAGGTCGGCGAGGGCGAGAGTCCGCAGACCGGACAGACGGTCACGGTGCATTACACCGGCACGCTGACCGACGGCTCCAAGTTCGACTCGTCGCGCGATCGCGGTACGCCGTTCAACTTCAAACTTGGCGTCGGCCAGGTCATCAAAGGATGGGATGAGGGCGTTGCGACCATGAAGATGGGCGGACAGCGGATTCTCACCGTTCCCGGCGATCTGGGCTATGGTCCGCGCGGATATCCCGGCGTCATTCCGCCCAACGCCACGCTGGTGTTCGACGTCGAGCTGATCAGCTTCAAGTAA
- a CDS encoding dTDP-4-dehydrorhamnose 3,5-epimerase family protein, protein MTLSLEDLGPEFRDKVTTQQYDPAPRIDGVRLIDLRLMSDDGGSFAELIRLDEEGNLEGVPGFKVRQSSYSLMLPGVIKAFHLHYNQEDVWFVPPTDRIVVGLLDARKDSPSYDVRMRLMMGGGKAQLLYIPRGVAHGGANLTTQPAVIFYYVNQHFSLSDPDERRLPWDAAGKDFWEMTRG, encoded by the coding sequence ATGACCTTGTCTCTGGAAGACCTTGGTCCCGAGTTCCGGGACAAGGTCACGACTCAGCAATACGATCCCGCGCCTCGGATCGATGGGGTGCGCCTCATCGATCTGCGCCTGATGTCGGACGACGGCGGCTCCTTTGCCGAACTCATCCGTTTGGACGAAGAAGGCAACCTCGAAGGCGTTCCCGGATTTAAGGTCCGGCAGTCGTCCTACTCCTTGATGCTTCCCGGAGTCATCAAAGCGTTTCATCTGCATTACAATCAGGAAGACGTGTGGTTTGTGCCGCCGACCGATCGAATTGTGGTCGGATTACTGGACGCGCGCAAGGATTCGCCCTCTTACGATGTTCGGATGCGGCTGATGATGGGCGGCGGAAAGGCGCAGCTGCTCTACATTCCACGCGGCGTCGCGCACGGGGGCGCCAATCTCACGACGCAGCCCGCCGTGATCTTTTATTACGTCAACCAGCACTTTTCCCTCAGCGATCCCGACGAGCGCCGCTTGCCGTGGGACGCCGCCGGCAAGGACTTCTGGGAAATGACGCGAGGTTAG